The following are from one region of the Cottoperca gobio chromosome 13, fCotGob3.1, whole genome shotgun sequence genome:
- the LOC115018151 gene encoding phosphatidylinositol transfer protein alpha isoform-like, which translates to MVYQLHVNAPSSYLEQVGVSSSFRCRAPSHTLGIFQEESPEEEASSGGERFCQHHLQVNMLIKEFRIVLPVSVEEYQVGQLYAVAEASKNETGGGEGVEVLTNEPYEKDGEKGQYTHKIYHLQSKVPSILRKLAPKDSLVVHEKAWNAYPYCKTVITNSYMKENFSITIETWHKPDMGDQENVHGLEKTLAAKRDIVHIDIADRSALYSKDYKADQDPAIFKSEKTGRGPLGPEWKKELANNPDCPHMCAYKLVSVEFKWLGIQSPVESTIQKVERRVFTHFHRQLFCWIDKWIDLSMDDIRRMEQETKAELDEMRMKEGVKGMGNDDN; encoded by the exons ATGGTCTACCAGCTGCACGTGAACGCACCATCCAGTTACCTGGAACAGGTGggtgtctcctcctcctttcgGTGCCGcgccccttcacacacactcggCATCTTCCAGGAAGAAAGCCCGGAGGAAGAAGCGTCCAGCGGCGGAGAGCGTTTCTGTCAGCACCATTTACAAGTCAACATGTTGATCAAAGAGTT cCGAATTGTCCTGCCGGTATCGGTGGAGGAG TACCAAGTGGGTCAGCTGTATGCCGTAGCAGAGGCCAGTAAGAATGAGACGGGCGGAGGAGAAGGTGTGGAGGTGTTGACAAACGAGCCCTATGAGAAGGACGGAGAGAAGGGACAGTACACGCACAAGATCTACCACTTGCAAAG taaaGTTCCAAGTATTCTCAGGAAGTTGGCTCCGAAAGATTCTCTTGTAGTTCATGAAAAGGCCTGGAATGCATATCCTTACTGTAAAACTG TCATCACA AATTCGTACATGAAAGAAAACTTCAGCATAACCATCGAGACGTGGCACAAGCCTGACATGGGCGATCAGGAAAAT GTACACGGACTGGAGAAAACCCTGGCGGCCAAGAGGGACATAGTTCACATTGACATTGCTGACAGAAGCGCCCTTTATTCAAAG GATTACAAAGCAGATCAGGATCCGGCCATCTTTAAGTCGGAGAAGACGGGCCGAGGGCCTCTGGGACCGGAGTGGAAG aaaGAACTTGCTAATAATCCCGACTGTCCGCACATGTGTGCCTACAAGCTTGTCTCTGTTGAGTTCAAGTGGTTGGGAATTCAGAGCCCGGTGGAAAGTACCATTCAGAAG GTGGAGAGGCGAGTGTTCACCCACTTCCACAGACAGCTGTTCTGCTGGATCGACAAATGGATCGATCTGTCGATGGACGACATCCGACGCATGGAGCAGGAGACGAAGGCAGAGCTGGATGAG ATGAGGATGAAAGAAGGAGTTAAAGGCATGGGAAATGATGACAACTGA